The following proteins are encoded in a genomic region of Triticum dicoccoides isolate Atlit2015 ecotype Zavitan chromosome 1B, WEW_v2.0, whole genome shotgun sequence:
- the LOC119350174 gene encoding uncharacterized protein LOC119350174: protein MGPSSSRSTIAVQSRKLLSEVIRFTVASDSEHDGCTDVSNGAGCSLGFGAGQASSTLTELLAGFLTFMIMHSSCKELNVCVRKVVQMWWSISSGMGMNRPKFRFFVAFFRWSEIEVWDYHACNWANDLLLLFLTICH, encoded by the exons ATGGGCCCTTCTTCGAGCCGTTCAACCATCGCAGTGCAGAGTAGGAAGCTCCTCTCGGAGGTGATCAG GTTCACAGTGGCGAGTGATTCAGAGCATGATGGATGCACGGATGTCTCAAATGGTGCAGGGTGTTCACTTGGCTTTGGCGCAGGCCAAGCTTCAAGCACGTTAACAGAGTTGCTTGCAGGATTTCTCACGTTCATGATCATGCATTCAAGCTGCAAGGAACTAAATGTATGTGTAAGGAAGGTGGTGCAGATGTGGTGGAGTATATCTTCTGGGATGGGCATGAACCGGCCAAAGTTCAG GTTCTTCGTTGCCTTCTTCAGGTGGAGTGAAATTGAGGTCTGGGACTACCATGCCTGCAACTGGGCCAATGATCTGCTGCTGTTGTTTTTGACGATCTGCCATTGA